A DNA window from Acidobacteriota bacterium contains the following coding sequences:
- a CDS encoding RDD family protein produces the protein MTDSPVQALDPGRDDEIRGLDNIALDLQPAGIGSRILAGLLDYLLLFLILSVVIGALVLLGVALAPVVDPGRDPVIFTVLLAFFIIIPFLVNWGYFIFLEITGNGQTPGKKQAKIRVVGRLGGTASTRSIVIRNLLRDVDLIIGVPLMATDGRCRRLGDRLAGTLVVHEEAKRDAMAERRMGRMPASWGASEVAVVEALFERAGELEREHVQRLGRRLVALLQRDAPELLEEPARSRPEVDPNPLRTLRQALQLEVVQPGVDGSPAEEGATGENPAGEDRA, from the coding sequence GTGACCGACAGCCCAGTCCAGGCTCTGGACCCAGGACGCGACGACGAGATCCGGGGCCTCGACAACATCGCCCTGGACTTACAGCCGGCGGGGATCGGCAGCCGGATCCTGGCCGGTCTGCTCGATTACCTGCTGCTCTTCCTGATCCTCTCCGTGGTCATCGGCGCCCTGGTCCTGCTGGGCGTGGCCCTGGCGCCGGTCGTCGACCCTGGCCGGGACCCGGTGATCTTCACCGTCCTGCTGGCGTTCTTCATCATCATCCCCTTCCTGGTCAACTGGGGATATTTCATCTTCCTCGAGATCACCGGCAACGGCCAGACTCCGGGCAAGAAGCAGGCGAAGATCCGCGTGGTCGGCCGCCTGGGGGGCACCGCTTCCACCCGCTCCATCGTCATCCGCAATCTGCTGCGGGACGTCGACCTGATCATCGGCGTGCCCCTGATGGCCACCGATGGCCGCTGCCGGCGCCTCGGCGACCGCCTGGCGGGAACCCTGGTGGTACACGAGGAGGCAAAACGAGATGCGATGGCGGAGCGCCGCATGGGGCGCATGCCGGCGTCCTGGGGAGCCTCGGAGGTGGCGGTGGTGGAAGCGCTCTTCGAGCGTGCCGGGGAGCTGGAGAGGGAGCACGTCCAGCGCCTCGGCCGCCGCCTGGTGGCCCTGCTGCAGCGGGACGCTCCGGAGCTCCTGGAGGAGCCCGCCCGCAGCCGTCCGGAGGTGGATCCCAACCCCCTGCGCACCCTGCGCCAAGCGCTGCAGCTCGAGGTCGTGCAACCCGGCGTCGACGGTAGTCCGGCGGAAGAGGGCGCGACGGGAGAGAACCCGGCGGGAGAAGACCGAGCCTGA